The Tolypothrix sp. PCC 7712 region GTGGCTCAAGTTAAAAATTTGATGGCGAAATATCAGCTGCAAAATCCTAAAATTACGCAGGAAGTGTAGGTGGGGATTGGGGACTGGGGAACTCGGGGCCCCCTCTGGGGATAAGGGGGAATGGGGACTGGGGACTGGGGACTGGGTAAAAATAATCCTTGACTCTTGTACAGACGCGATTCATCGCGTCTCTTTGACTCTGGAGTAAAGACGCGATGAATCGCGTCTCTACAATTATGAAAATATTATTATTTTGCTTGACTTTGTTCTGCGCGAACTTCTTCTACCTCACCAACTTCAAAAATTAGGGTAAAGGATTGTCCCATTTCGCGCTCGATAAAGTTTTCTAATAACTTCACTTGTCGAGGTGTGACGGGTTCTTGCGATCGCACAATTAAACGCACTTCTGGCGGATTTGCTAGCCAGTTGGTATTACTATTAATTAAGCGTAAGCGTTGAAAGGTAACAGTTCGATTCAATAATGCTCTGCGTAAGCTCATTTCCAATTGCCCTTGTCTTACCAGCCGAGCAAAGCTGACACCTAGAGGAATGACCAAGACTGCGGTTAAAGCTAATGTCCAAATGAGAGGACGACGGGCACGAGAGAAAGATGTATATCCTGCTACCAAGAATGTCAGCATACAGGATAAAGTAATCCCCAATAAGTTGGTGAGGTAAAGCAGGGTTGCGCCTATACTTAGTGACCAGTTGCCTTGCGCCAAGCCTAAACCAATCACGCAGATAGGGGGCATAAGTGCGACTGCGATCGCAGTGCCCGCCACACTACCAGAAATTTTCGGCTCAACTTTGGCGTAGCCACTGATACCACCTGCGGCGACAGCAATGCCTAAATCTAATAGTGTGGGTTCAGAACGGGCTAGCACTTCACTACCATAGCTGGGTATAGGTACAAGCATTCCCAAGCTGTAAGCCATGACTACCGCCAAGAACGTACCCACCACGACGGCTATTATCCCTTTGCGGAAGAGAATTACATTACCTTCTAATGCGCCAAAGGCTAATCCCCGAATCGGTAGCATCAGAGGCGCAATAATCATCGCACCAATAATGACAGCACTACTATTGGACAATAAACCAAAAGTAGCGATCGCACAGGAACCCACAATCAAAGTTAGGTAGGATGCGTCTAAGGTTGATTCCGCCAGCAAATCCGTTTGGATTTTTTGGAGTTGCTCTGGTTGAGATCCTTGGCGACGAAAATTTTTAAAGCGGTCTCGAATGTTATTACCCAAGACCATCCTCCTTGAAAGGTGAATTTTTAGTCATTGGTTCATTAAAATCCTATATTTGACTGATGTCATCTAGAAATGGTCAGATGCAGAGTAAGTAAAACACTTTACCAGGATTTTCTTTATGACGCTTGAACCAGCAATTGCTGAACAAGTTATTACAGCTAACTTAAAGCAATTTCTTTTAGTACTGTCAGTCTCTTTAGGAGTAGCAACCCTACCGCAAATATTTAGCTGGTTTCGCCAGATACCTTATACCTTGCTACTGGTAATTGTGGGATTGGGTTTGGCATTTGCGGATATTCGCTTAGTCAACCTTTCGCCGCAATTGATTTTATTAATATTTTTACCACCCTTACTATTTGAAGCTGCGTGGAATTTGAAATGGTCTGATTTGAAGCGCGATTTGCTGCCAATTTGCTTATATGCAGTTTTGGGAGTAGTGATTTCTATTGTGGGGGTGGCAATAGGTCTCAATCAATTTGCTGGCTTATCTTTAACTACAGCGTTGCTGATTGGGGCGAGTTTGTCGGCTACCGATCCGGTTTCTGTTACTGCTGTGTTTCGAGAATTGGGAGTAAGCAGCCGACTGGTCACTCTCATGGAAGGCGAAAGCTTATTCAATGATGGTATGGCGGTAGTAGCTTTTGGTTTTTTAGTGGCATTACCTTTAGGAAATGCAGAATTAGAAATCCAAGCAATTTTGTTACAGCTTTTGAAAGTTATTGGTATTGGTGTGGCAGTAGGAAGTCTCATTGGGTTTGGTATTTCCTACCTAACTCAACGCTTCGATTTACCTTTAGTAGAACAATCTTTAACTCTAGTTTCAGCTTACGGAACTTACCTAATTATTGAAGACTTAGGGGGTTCTGGCGTAATTGGGGTAGTAACTACAAGCTTAATTTTAGGTAACTTTGGCTCTCGTATCGGCATGAATCCCCGTACCCGAATTATTGTTTCTGAATTTTGGGAATTTTTAGCTTTTTTTGTTAACTCAATAGTATTTCTATTGATTGGCGACCAAATTCACTTTACAAGTTTGGCAGCAAACCTCCACATCATTGCTATCACACTTGCAGCAATGATTTTGATGCGATTAATTGCGATTTATCTTCTCAGCAAATTAAGTACAAAACTGACTAACTCAGAAATTTCTTTACCTGACCAAACTATCTTGTGGTGGGGAGGATTGCGCGGTTCTGTTTCTATAGCTTTAGCATTGAGTGTACCAACAATATTGCCAGAGCGAGAAGAAATTATCGCTACAGTATTTGGAGTAGTTCTATTTACTTTGTTAGTTCAAGGACTAACGATTAAACCTTTGTTGCAAAAACTCAATCTTTTAGGCGATGCTCCCTTACGCGATCGCTATTTAGAATTATCGGCTCGTCATGTAGCTTTAGAAAGAGTTCTGCAACACCTGCAAACCGATCAGCGTCCAGGTATAGACCCAGAATTTTACCGTTATCAAGAGGCATTAATTAAAGGTGAACTTGAAGATTTACAAGCAGAAATAGACAAATTACAAAATGAATATCCCAACCTAAAAAGCTTTATATTTGAACAGTTGCGCGGAGAACTTTTCTCTATTGAGGCAGACACCTACGCGGAATTTGTGCGTTCTGGTCGCTTAAGTAAAGAACTCGCGCCTATGCTTCAGGAAGTTTTACAAAAGGGAGACTGAAAAGTATTTAGTGTTTGGTGTTTGGTGTTTGTATCAATTACCAATTACCAATTACCAATTACCCATTACCAAAAAAACCCAACAAAACAAAATTGCTTTGTTGGGTTTAATAATTTATCGCAGAGAAATTACCCGCGATTGAGTTGTTAAATTTTCAGTTGCTGCTAAAACTTCTTGCCTTGCCCACTTATCTGCTGCCAAAATGTCATCTAAAGAGGGATTTTTACAGTTATCATTTTGATGGCGATCGCACACCGATTCAATACAACGGGGAATATCTAAAAAGCGAATTTTTTCTTCTAAAAATAAAGCCACAGCTTGCTCGTTGGCAGCGTTTAACACAGCCGGCATGGAACCGCCAGCGCGACCTGCTGCATAAGCTAGCCGCATACAAGGATACTTTTGATGGTCTGGTTCGCGGAAGGTTAAGTTTCCTGCTTTTACCAAATCCAATCTTTCCCAATCTGTGTAAATGCGATCGGGCCAAGATAAAGCATACAGTAGGGGTAAGCGCATATCTGGCCAGCCCAGTTGAGCTAAAACTGAAGTATCTTGTAGTTCAATCAGCGAGTGAATAATACTTTGGGGATGGATAACAATCTCAATTTGGTCATAATCCATGCCAAAGAGAAAATGAGCTTCAATTACTTCTAAACCCTTATTCATCAAAGTCGCAGAATCGACTGTGATTTTCCGCCCCATAGACCAGTTAGGATGTTTGAGGGCATCAGCAACGGTGACTTCTGCTAACTTTTCTACTTCCCAATCTCGGAAAGCACCACCAGAAGCAGTGAGTAAAATTTTTCTTAAACCGCCTTTAGGTACACCTTGGAGGCATTGAAAAATTGCGGAATGTTCGGAATCAGCAGGTAGCAATTTTACGCCATGCTTTTCTACTAAAGGCAGAACTACAGGCCCACCAGCAATGAGAGTTTCTTTGTTTGCTAAGGCAATATCTTTACCTGCTTCAATCGCCGCAATTGTTGGTAGCAAACCTGCACAACCAACAATACCAGTCACAACAGTTTCGGCATCACCATAGCGCGCAACTTCTATAACCCCAGCTTCGCCACCTAGAAGAATTGGTTGCGGATCGAGGTCTTTGATTGCTTCTTGTAGCGCTGGCAATTTTTCTTCTACACAAATAGCTGCTATCTGCGGTCGAAACTGCCGAATCTGAGCAGCTAACATTTCTACATTGCTTCCCGCTGCCAATCCTACAATCCGAAACTGATCTGGGTACTGAGAGACAATATCTAAAGTCTGAGTACCAATAGAGCCAGTGGAACCAACAAGAGTAATAGCTTTCACAATTGTTTAAGGATTTACAAACAATTCTCACTATAAATTGCTGAGGACTCTTAATCACAGTCATGGGTAGAATCAATGCAACTCAAGATAGAGAATTACTCTTGATTAAGAAGTCATACTGCTATCAGCCCTATTGATATCCGCACCAGGAGGATACAAGCTTCTCATTTAACAAATATAGCGATCGCTTTGGCAAGCAGTCCCAATGAAAAAAATTTCCAAAGCCTTGCATAAAAGCTGTAATGGGATTTTTACTCAGAACTCAGCACTTTCACCTCAGAGGAGGAAGAAGACAATTATGGGCTTCGCTCTCTTAAATGGATAATTTAATTTCTGGAAGTCCCTTAGCAGGGAGCAGAGAGGATCAAGAAATCTCATTTGAATAAATTCCCTGATTGATTCGCTGCCACTTTTTAATTCAAAATTCAGAAATATACTTTACCCGGAAATTTTAACTTTTGACTCTTGAGTACAGATGGGATTAATTGCTCTAGACTTCTGTACAGCCCTCTCTAGTTGATTCTTCCTGAGCATTGCTCAAAACAGTGTATATAAATACTATAAATTTAATCATAATTGCCTAGAATTTGTGCAATTAGTAACCGACAGCTATTACTGATTAAGAAAGGCTAATAACATTACAAGCCTTTTTCTTTTACAGTTGATTAATTGAGTGAGTGGATGAGTGTGAGGTGTTGAATGATACTTAGAAATTTTAGAATGGTAGCCATAGTTCAAAGGATGCATCAAGGAGTCGGTTGAAAAACTCAAGTCTATGGCTAAAGTTCAAATATTTATAGCAAAATCTTTATGGAAAAATGAACTCATTTTTCCGGCAGCAGTCTGGGTTTTCAGCCGAATTTTCATCTTCATAGCCATGCTGCTGCTAGCCCCACATTTATCAGATCCAACGGACGGAACGACTCCTAACTTTGGCTGGGAAGTTGTGAATGCGTGGGATAGCGTACATTATCGCTCAATAGTCACGTCTGGCTATGAGTTTGTCGATGATGGCAACCAACATAATCTGGCGTTCTTTCCCCTATTTCCCCTAAGTATCTGGCTGTTAATGAAGCTGGGCTTATCGTTTGAATTAGCAGGAACGCTGATCAATAACATCGCATTTTGCGCCGCCCTGTACTGTGTTTACTTTTGGGTGAAACAGCATTGTGGAATCATCGCCGCGCAGTGGGTGACTGCTGTGATGGCTTGGTGTCCTCAAGCTATGTTTACTGGAGTGGTTTATACAGAGGGGCTGTATTTATTTTTGAGTACTGCGGCTTTGCGGGCTTTTGATCAACAGCAATATCGTTGGACAGCTTTGTGGGGCGCACTAGCCACAGCCACACGGCCAACAGGGATGGCGCTGATTCCAGCATTAGCGATCGCATCTTGGAGACAACGTAGACCTGCGATCGCTTATGTAGCATCTTTGGCTACAGCGATTGGTATCCTGTCATTCAGCCTTTTTTGCCTGATTAAATTTGGTCACCCATTAGCCTTCGTTCAAGCGCAACGCGGCTGGCGACCTTCTCTTGGGTTTGATGGGCAAGGTTGGTGGAATATGGTGATGGAAATTGCCATAGGAACATCCAATTGGCAGGATGCTTGGGTAAAAAATCCTTGGCACCCTCTGTTGTTTAGCATCATACTTGTCAGCGCTTATCCTTTATGGCGCTTCCGCAAATACTTAATTGAGGCTAAGGTATTTTATGGATTGTATGCTTTAGCTGGAATATTTTTCTTTCTGGTTAACGAACAATTCATTAATAATTTCCTGAACCTGTTTACAGTATTGGGTGGTGGCTTCATTTTGTGGCGATTGCGTAAGCAACTCACCCCAGTAACTACAATCTATGGTTTTTGCGGTATAGGTTTACTGTTAGCTTCTGGGGGTACGCTCTCACTCAGCCGTCTTGCTTATGGTATTGTGCCTTTAAGCGTTGGCGTAGGTGTTTTGCTATCTCGGCATTATCGCTGGGGTTATTTAACCTTGGGCTTGTTTGCTGTCTTACTTGCCAGGCTAGCTGTAGGCTTTGCCAAGCAAATTTGGGTAGGGTAAATATTGACGATTTTAGGGTACAGCAATGCTGTACCCTATTGATTTGGCAGCAGATGCTTAGGCGTAAACAATTGTAGGGATTGCCTCAACAGCATCCGAATTTTTGCAGAAAAGGAATAGAAAGATTTTATAATTTCTGAAGAATAGATAATCATTTATGGCGAAAACTTCAGAGCAGACATTTTTTAAATTTATCAAATCTCCGCTCAATTACCCCGTTAGCGTATATTTGGGTCTTGGTATTATTTTCGCTGTATTCATTCGGTGGCTTTGTATTCCCAATAAATCAGTTGATTATAAATATTTTTTAGCGCCTTGGTATGATTTCATCGCTTCCCACGGTGGATTTAGTGCTTTAAAATATGGTTTTGCTGACTATACACCACCCTATCTCTACTGGATTTTGATTGCAGCAACGCTGCTTTCTGGATTGCCAAAAATACTGGGAATTAAGCTTTTTGCCATGTCTATGGATTTTGTTTGTGCGTTT contains the following coding sequences:
- a CDS encoding DUF389 domain-containing protein, coding for MVLGNNIRDRFKNFRRQGSQPEQLQKIQTDLLAESTLDASYLTLIVGSCAIATFGLLSNSSAVIIGAMIIAPLMLPIRGLAFGALEGNVILFRKGIIAVVVGTFLAVVMAYSLGMLVPIPSYGSEVLARSEPTLLDLGIAVAAGGISGYAKVEPKISGSVAGTAIAVALMPPICVIGLGLAQGNWSLSIGATLLYLTNLLGITLSCMLTFLVAGYTSFSRARRPLIWTLALTAVLVIPLGVSFARLVRQGQLEMSLRRALLNRTVTFQRLRLINSNTNWLANPPEVRLIVRSQEPVTPRQVKLLENFIEREMGQSFTLIFEVGEVEEVRAEQSQAK
- a CDS encoding cation:proton antiporter produces the protein MTLEPAIAEQVITANLKQFLLVLSVSLGVATLPQIFSWFRQIPYTLLLVIVGLGLAFADIRLVNLSPQLILLIFLPPLLFEAAWNLKWSDLKRDLLPICLYAVLGVVISIVGVAIGLNQFAGLSLTTALLIGASLSATDPVSVTAVFRELGVSSRLVTLMEGESLFNDGMAVVAFGFLVALPLGNAELEIQAILLQLLKVIGIGVAVGSLIGFGISYLTQRFDLPLVEQSLTLVSAYGTYLIIEDLGGSGVIGVVTTSLILGNFGSRIGMNPRTRIIVSEFWEFLAFFVNSIVFLLIGDQIHFTSLAANLHIIAITLAAMILMRLIAIYLLSKLSTKLTNSEISLPDQTILWWGGLRGSVSIALALSVPTILPEREEIIATVFGVVLFTLLVQGLTIKPLLQKLNLLGDAPLRDRYLELSARHVALERVLQHLQTDQRPGIDPEFYRYQEALIKGELEDLQAEIDKLQNEYPNLKSFIFEQLRGELFSIEADTYAEFVRSGRLSKELAPMLQEVLQKGD
- the dxr gene encoding 1-deoxy-D-xylulose-5-phosphate reductoisomerase is translated as MKAITLVGSTGSIGTQTLDIVSQYPDQFRIVGLAAGSNVEMLAAQIRQFRPQIAAICVEEKLPALQEAIKDLDPQPILLGGEAGVIEVARYGDAETVVTGIVGCAGLLPTIAAIEAGKDIALANKETLIAGGPVVLPLVEKHGVKLLPADSEHSAIFQCLQGVPKGGLRKILLTASGGAFRDWEVEKLAEVTVADALKHPNWSMGRKITVDSATLMNKGLEVIEAHFLFGMDYDQIEIVIHPQSIIHSLIELQDTSVLAQLGWPDMRLPLLYALSWPDRIYTDWERLDLVKAGNLTFREPDHQKYPCMRLAYAAGRAGGSMPAVLNAANEQAVALFLEEKIRFLDIPRCIESVCDRHQNDNCKNPSLDDILAADKWARQEVLAATENLTTQSRVISLR
- a CDS encoding mannosyltransferase family protein; this translates as MAKVQIFIAKSLWKNELIFPAAVWVFSRIFIFIAMLLLAPHLSDPTDGTTPNFGWEVVNAWDSVHYRSIVTSGYEFVDDGNQHNLAFFPLFPLSIWLLMKLGLSFELAGTLINNIAFCAALYCVYFWVKQHCGIIAAQWVTAVMAWCPQAMFTGVVYTEGLYLFLSTAALRAFDQQQYRWTALWGALATATRPTGMALIPALAIASWRQRRPAIAYVASLATAIGILSFSLFCLIKFGHPLAFVQAQRGWRPSLGFDGQGWWNMVMEIAIGTSNWQDAWVKNPWHPLLFSIILVSAYPLWRFRKYLIEAKVFYGLYALAGIFFFLVNEQFINNFLNLFTVLGGGFILWRLRKQLTPVTTIYGFCGIGLLLASGGTLSLSRLAYGIVPLSVGVGVLLSRHYRWGYLTLGLFAVLLARLAVGFAKQIWVG